A genomic stretch from Chitinophaga agri includes:
- a CDS encoding RtcB family protein, with product MGNLRTKELSKIGYTNDRARSLVINTISKHFKHHTREQLITLLTAVKETPAQYLRDEILGKIAATFIDDVEECHHQEFSLLEETGRLKIYGGKEIEHGAKKQMEVAMSLPVTVQGALMPDAHHGYGLPIGGVLATENAVIPYAVGVDIGCRMALSIFDEGESFIKRYAYQMKVALKEWTHFGMEGGLEVMQEHAVLDDPAFQLTDMLRKLQQKAARQLGSSGSGNHFVEFGLVTLAEDNTLGLPAKEYVALLSHSGSRGLGANVAMHYTRIAMDTCKLPREAQQLAWLDMNSEAGQEYWLSMQLAGDYAKACHDRIHANLAKALGIQPLAIIENHHNFAWQDTLADGRKVIVHRKGATPAHKGEMGIIPGSMTTAAYIVSGKGEEQALHSASHGAGRAMSRKRAKESMTVSGLKKMLAAANVTLIGGSVEENPLAYKDIETVIAAQDELVAIEGRFLPRIVRMYKE from the coding sequence ATGGGCAATTTACGCACAAAAGAACTGAGTAAGATCGGTTATACGAATGACCGTGCAAGAAGTCTGGTCATTAATACAATTTCAAAACATTTTAAGCATCATACCAGGGAGCAGCTGATCACACTACTGACAGCTGTGAAAGAGACACCTGCGCAGTATCTCCGGGATGAGATACTGGGAAAGATCGCTGCGACATTTATAGACGACGTAGAAGAGTGCCATCACCAGGAGTTTAGTTTGCTGGAAGAAACCGGCAGGCTGAAAATATACGGTGGTAAGGAGATCGAGCATGGCGCGAAGAAACAGATGGAGGTCGCTATGTCGCTGCCGGTAACCGTACAGGGAGCACTGATGCCGGATGCGCATCACGGTTATGGTTTGCCGATCGGTGGTGTGCTTGCTACGGAGAATGCAGTGATCCCTTATGCGGTGGGCGTGGATATTGGTTGCCGCATGGCGTTATCGATATTTGATGAAGGTGAGAGTTTCATTAAAAGATATGCGTATCAGATGAAGGTGGCATTGAAGGAATGGACGCACTTCGGGATGGAAGGCGGACTGGAAGTTATGCAGGAACATGCCGTACTGGATGACCCTGCGTTTCAGTTGACCGACATGTTACGGAAGCTACAGCAGAAAGCGGCACGTCAGCTGGGCAGTTCAGGCAGCGGGAATCACTTTGTTGAGTTTGGACTGGTGACGTTAGCGGAGGATAATACCCTGGGATTGCCGGCAAAGGAATATGTGGCGTTGTTGTCGCATTCCGGTAGCCGCGGACTGGGCGCCAATGTGGCGATGCATTATACCAGGATCGCCATGGATACCTGTAAGCTGCCAAGAGAGGCGCAGCAACTTGCCTGGCTGGATATGAACAGTGAAGCAGGACAGGAGTACTGGCTCAGCATGCAGCTGGCAGGAGATTATGCGAAGGCCTGCCATGACAGGATACACGCTAACCTGGCTAAAGCACTGGGTATACAGCCGCTGGCGATCATTGAAAACCATCACAATTTCGCCTGGCAGGATACGCTGGCAGATGGCAGAAAGGTGATAGTACATCGGAAAGGCGCTACGCCAGCCCACAAAGGTGAGATGGGCATCATTCCCGGCAGTATGACCACGGCAGCCTATATCGTGTCCGGTAAGGGCGAAGAACAGGCATTACACTCTGCTTCCCATGGTGCGGGCAGAGCAATGAGCCGGAAGCGGGCCAAAGAGAGTATGACCGTATCAGGATTAAAGAAGATGCTGGCAGCTGCGAATGTAACCCTGATAGGTGGCAGTGTGGAAGAGAATCCGCTGGCCTATAAGGATATTGAAACTGTGATCGCAGCACAGGATGAATTAGTGGCCATAGAAGGAAGGTTCCTGCCACGTATTGTAAGAATGTACAAAGAATAA
- a CDS encoding transmembrane 220 family protein translates to MKIFNIIWCILFIVFAGLQYNDPDPYVWVPIYLFGAGCCFFAARGRFYKKAYVSGIVIYLIYAAYLFFDKNGVIDWATEHHGENIAETMKATKPWIEETREFFGLALLIIVLLVNHFYAGKKKA, encoded by the coding sequence ATGAAGATATTCAACATCATCTGGTGCATTCTGTTCATCGTTTTCGCCGGACTACAATACAACGATCCTGACCCTTATGTATGGGTACCCATTTACCTGTTTGGCGCAGGCTGTTGTTTCTTCGCTGCAAGAGGACGCTTTTATAAAAAAGCATACGTATCCGGTATTGTGATCTATCTTATCTATGCAGCATACCTGTTCTTTGATAAGAACGGTGTGATAGACTGGGCCACTGAACATCATGGGGAAAACATCGCAGAGACCATGAAAGCTACCAAGCCATGGATAGAAGAAACAAGGGAGTTCTTCGGACTGGCACTCCTCATCATTGTACTGCTGGTGAATCATTTTTACGCTGGCAAAAAGAAAGCATAA
- a CDS encoding ThuA domain-containing protein: MQIRYVMMMLVLLGTVMTGCQKKTRPGNPRVLVFTKTAGFRHAAIPAGIQAIQKLGQENGFDVDTTENAANFTEDSLQKYAAVIFLNTTGDVLDNYQEADFERYIQSGGGFVGIHAATDTEYEWGWYGELVGAYFDNHPAGTHKAKLTVKDKSFLATATSPDSWEHTDEWYNFKKINKNTHKLITVDEKTYEGGTNGPEHPISWYHDFDGGRAFYTELGHTNESYTEKEFLAHILGGIKYAIGKNNILDYAQARTLRVPEENRFTKNVLISGEFFEPTEMTILPDLNILVAQRRGEIMYFDQSAHKLTQAGALRVYYKTEVPNVNAEEGVLGLAADPEFVKNHYVYIYYSPADTSVNRLSRFKFENNVLDTASEKIILQLYSQRNICCHTGGSITFGPGGLLYLSTGDNSTPFDEPGQKYVNNGYSPLDDRPGHLQYDGRRTSANTNDLRGKILRLKINEDGSYSIPEGNLFKQGTANTRPEIYAMGTRNPYRISVDHKNGYLYWGEVGPDANDDNPERGPRGYDEINQAKKPGNFGYPMFVGNNYPYHLYDYETGKSGAAFDPAKPVNNSRNNTGIKDLPPAQPAFIWYPYAKSPDFPSMGSGGRNAMAGPVYYNEFYPKETRFPDYYNNKLFIYDWVRGWIKAVTFDKDYNLSKTEDFMPGTKFNAIIDMEMGPDGRIYVLEYGNGWFSKNKDAGLARIDYNGGNRAPVAEIHVDKLSGGLPFKAKLSAKGSSDPDGDQLTYIWYLGNGGKKETKEPETEVTYTTAGEYAVSVEVKDSKGSSTRSKGIELYAGNETPQVKVNVTGNTMFYFSGHPVAYSVDVKDKEDGSTADGKIDAANLYVRAEYMEGNDKAAVPQQGHQIVTGAIAGKNIMEASDCKTCHKTDEKSIGPSFKDVAAKYKDDANAPDYLANKIINGGGGVWGETAMSAHPTLSQSEAHQLVEYIMSVGGNNKQAPSLPVTGTIDPTTGKPEKDNGVLYLIATYTDKGGPGIKPITGTDAIVLKSPKIAAASYDKSDAVSSFEFDGKKLLIPTASGWAAYNGIDFTAVSGINIIYFTQEPLKYGYVVELFLDKADGVKLGESTIGVGAKAKAPNTANVSFAPVTDGKKHTLYVRIKSADPAEKGNLGITTFQLLSK, from the coding sequence ATGCAAATCAGGTACGTAATGATGATGCTGGTCTTACTGGGCACAGTAATGACCGGTTGCCAGAAGAAAACCCGGCCAGGCAATCCGAGAGTACTGGTGTTTACCAAGACAGCAGGATTCCGCCATGCAGCTATCCCTGCCGGCATACAGGCCATTCAGAAACTGGGACAGGAAAACGGTTTTGACGTAGATACTACGGAGAATGCCGCTAACTTCACAGAAGACTCGCTGCAGAAATATGCTGCAGTTATATTCCTGAATACGACCGGCGATGTGCTGGACAACTATCAGGAAGCCGATTTTGAAAGATATATCCAGTCAGGCGGCGGGTTCGTCGGTATCCACGCTGCTACCGACACCGAATATGAATGGGGATGGTATGGAGAACTGGTAGGGGCTTATTTTGATAATCACCCTGCCGGCACACACAAAGCTAAACTGACCGTAAAGGATAAATCCTTCCTGGCTACCGCTACGTCGCCTGATTCATGGGAACATACCGATGAGTGGTACAACTTCAAAAAGATCAACAAGAACACGCATAAGCTGATCACGGTTGATGAGAAAACTTATGAAGGTGGCACCAACGGACCTGAACATCCGATCAGCTGGTACCACGACTTCGATGGTGGCCGTGCTTTCTATACAGAGCTGGGACATACCAACGAATCCTATACAGAAAAAGAGTTCCTGGCGCATATTCTCGGTGGTATTAAATATGCTATCGGTAAGAACAATATTTTGGATTATGCACAGGCAAGAACATTACGTGTACCTGAAGAGAACAGGTTCACTAAAAATGTCCTGATATCCGGTGAGTTCTTTGAACCAACTGAGATGACCATCCTTCCTGATCTCAACATCCTCGTTGCACAGCGCAGAGGAGAGATCATGTACTTTGACCAGTCTGCCCACAAACTGACACAGGCAGGCGCCCTGCGTGTGTACTATAAAACAGAAGTGCCAAATGTGAACGCAGAAGAAGGTGTACTGGGGCTGGCCGCTGATCCTGAGTTTGTGAAGAATCATTATGTATACATTTATTATTCTCCTGCGGATACTTCAGTGAACAGACTGTCCCGCTTTAAGTTCGAGAATAATGTACTGGACACTGCATCAGAAAAGATCATTCTCCAGTTATATTCACAACGTAATATCTGCTGTCATACCGGTGGTTCTATCACCTTCGGTCCTGGCGGTTTATTATACCTCTCTACCGGCGATAACAGTACGCCATTTGATGAACCCGGACAGAAATATGTCAACAACGGTTATTCTCCGCTGGATGATCGTCCGGGACATCTGCAGTATGATGGTCGCCGTACATCTGCCAACACCAATGACCTGCGTGGTAAGATCCTCCGTCTGAAGATCAATGAAGACGGTTCTTACAGCATTCCTGAAGGTAACCTGTTCAAACAGGGTACCGCTAATACCCGTCCGGAGATCTACGCCATGGGTACACGTAACCCTTACCGCATCTCTGTGGACCATAAGAATGGTTACCTCTACTGGGGTGAAGTAGGACCCGATGCGAACGATGATAATCCGGAGCGTGGTCCGCGTGGATATGATGAGATTAACCAGGCAAAGAAACCGGGCAACTTTGGTTATCCGATGTTCGTAGGTAATAACTATCCTTATCATTTGTATGATTATGAAACCGGTAAAAGTGGTGCCGCTTTCGATCCTGCAAAACCGGTGAATAACTCACGCAACAATACAGGTATCAAAGACCTTCCCCCTGCACAGCCAGCGTTTATCTGGTATCCGTATGCGAAGTCTCCTGACTTTCCATCCATGGGTAGCGGTGGCCGTAATGCGATGGCGGGGCCGGTATATTACAATGAGTTCTATCCAAAGGAAACCCGTTTCCCTGATTATTATAACAACAAACTGTTCATCTATGACTGGGTACGCGGCTGGATCAAAGCAGTGACTTTTGATAAGGATTACAACCTGTCAAAAACAGAAGACTTTATGCCGGGTACGAAGTTCAATGCGATCATTGATATGGAGATGGGACCGGATGGCCGCATCTATGTACTGGAGTATGGTAATGGCTGGTTCAGTAAGAATAAGGATGCTGGTCTGGCACGTATTGACTATAATGGTGGTAACCGTGCGCCTGTGGCAGAGATCCATGTGGATAAGCTGTCAGGTGGTTTGCCATTCAAGGCGAAACTGAGTGCAAAAGGCTCTTCCGATCCGGACGGAGACCAGCTGACTTACATCTGGTACCTGGGCAATGGTGGCAAGAAAGAAACGAAGGAACCAGAAACAGAAGTAACGTATACGACCGCAGGTGAGTATGCTGTATCAGTAGAAGTAAAGGATAGCAAAGGCTCCAGCACCCGTAGTAAAGGGATAGAGCTGTATGCAGGAAATGAAACACCGCAGGTGAAAGTGAATGTGACCGGTAATACCATGTTCTATTTCTCTGGTCATCCAGTGGCATATAGTGTGGACGTAAAAGATAAGGAAGATGGTTCTACAGCGGATGGTAAGATCGATGCAGCAAATCTTTATGTAAGAGCTGAATACATGGAAGGCAACGATAAAGCAGCTGTTCCCCAACAGGGCCATCAGATCGTTACAGGTGCAATTGCCGGTAAGAATATTATGGAAGCAAGCGATTGTAAAACCTGTCATAAGACAGATGAGAAATCGATCGGACCAAGCTTTAAAGATGTAGCGGCGAAATACAAAGATGATGCGAATGCGCCTGATTACCTGGCGAACAAGATCATCAATGGCGGCGGCGGTGTATGGGGTGAAACAGCGATGTCCGCACATCCTACCCTGTCACAGTCAGAAGCACATCAGCTGGTAGAGTATATCATGTCAGTGGGCGGTAATAACAAACAGGCGCCATCATTACCAGTAACAGGTACCATCGATCCTACCACTGGTAAACCGGAAAAGGATAATGGTGTGCTGTACCTGATCGCCACCTATACAGATAAGGGCGGTCCTGGTATTAAGCCGATCACCGGTACAGATGCGATCGTACTGAAAAGTCCGAAGATAGCAGCCGCTTCCTACGACAAATCAGATGCGGTATCTTCTTTTGAGTTTGATGGTAAGAAACTGCTGATCCCGACAGCGAGTGGATGGGCTGCGTATAACGGTATTGACTTCACAGCAGTATCAGGCATCAACATTATTTACTTTACGCAGGAACCATTGAAATATGGTTATGTGGTTGAGCTGTTCCTGGATAAGGCAGACGGGGTGAAACTGGGAGAATCGACAATTGGTGTAGGCGCGAAAGCAAAGGCACCGAATACGGCGAATGTCTCTTTTGCACCAGTGACAGATGGTAAGAAACACACATTATATGTGCGTATCAAATCCGCTGATCCGGCTGAGAAGGGTAATCTGGGTATTACTACTTTCCAGCTGCTGAGTAAGTAA
- a CDS encoding ThuA domain-containing protein, with protein sequence MKNIHVRKTNNETLQMTNGHSFGVRNVSFIATSLLLTVCLAFTSQSVSAKKRLPRLLVFSKTAGFRHDCIPVAKLAMIKLGQENGFAVDTTEDAAAFSTRNLKRYAAVLFLNTTGDVLNDEQQTAMQNYIHNGGGYMGIHAATDTEYGWPWYNKLAGAWFTSHPKQQDATLIVVDRNNPSTSHLQEKWQRWDEWYNFKDLNPDVHVLIKIDESSYEGGKNGDNHPMAWYHDFEGGRSFYTELGHTKESYADQAYLQHVLGGLRYAMNIKAKK encoded by the coding sequence ATGAAGAATATCCACGTGAGAAAAACAAATAACGAAACATTACAGATGACGAATGGTCATTCATTCGGCGTCCGTAATGTTTCTTTTATAGCGACATCCTTACTGCTGACTGTATGTCTCGCCTTTACCAGTCAGTCCGTGTCTGCTAAAAAACGCCTTCCCCGTTTACTCGTATTCTCTAAAACAGCCGGTTTCCGGCATGACTGTATCCCGGTGGCTAAACTGGCCATGATCAAACTGGGTCAGGAGAACGGCTTTGCGGTAGATACTACGGAAGATGCTGCTGCGTTTAGTACCAGGAATCTGAAACGTTATGCAGCTGTCCTGTTCCTGAATACAACAGGAGATGTGCTGAATGATGAACAGCAGACCGCTATGCAAAACTATATTCACAATGGCGGTGGCTATATGGGCATCCATGCAGCAACCGATACGGAATATGGCTGGCCATGGTACAATAAACTGGCAGGCGCCTGGTTTACCAGTCACCCGAAACAGCAGGATGCCACCCTCATCGTAGTAGACCGTAACAATCCCTCCACCAGCCATCTGCAGGAAAAATGGCAACGCTGGGATGAATGGTATAACTTCAAAGACCTCAATCCGGATGTACACGTACTGATTAAGATCGATGAAAGCTCTTATGAAGGTGGAAAGAATGGTGACAACCATCCTATGGCCTGGTATCATGATTTTGAAGGTGGTCGTTCCTTCTACACGGAGTTGGGCCACACGAAGGAATCGTATGCAGATCAGGCATACCTGCAGCATGTATTGGGTGGACTACGCTATGCGATGAATATAAAGGCTAAAAAGTAA
- a CDS encoding 3-keto-disaccharide hydrolase yields the protein MKQFIPVLALSLLTLSTSAQTPNTLTRKEKKAGWKLLFDGTSTNGWHTYLQTTASPAWKVQDGALALDQEAKKNGAPGGDLVTNDEYENYELSIEWKISEGGNSGIIFGVHEDPQLQATYLSGPEMQVLDDAKHPDGKYEKHNSGDLYDLKKSTKYAAKPVGEWNVAKIRKKDGKLTFWLNGVQTIETTMGSEEWNTLMANSKFKTWKAFGKYPKGHIALQDHGDGVWYRSVKIRQL from the coding sequence ATGAAGCAATTTATTCCCGTTCTGGCACTCAGTCTGCTAACTCTTTCCACATCCGCACAAACACCGAACACCCTCACCCGTAAAGAAAAGAAAGCGGGATGGAAATTATTGTTCGATGGTACATCTACCAATGGCTGGCATACTTACCTGCAGACCACTGCAAGCCCGGCCTGGAAAGTACAGGATGGTGCACTGGCACTCGACCAGGAAGCTAAAAAGAATGGTGCACCCGGTGGTGACCTGGTGACCAACGACGAGTACGAGAATTATGAATTATCTATCGAGTGGAAGATCTCTGAAGGTGGTAACAGTGGTATCATCTTCGGTGTACACGAAGATCCGCAACTGCAGGCAACTTACCTGTCCGGCCCTGAAATGCAGGTACTGGATGATGCAAAACATCCGGATGGTAAATATGAGAAACACAATTCCGGTGATCTCTACGATCTGAAAAAATCCACCAAGTATGCTGCTAAACCTGTAGGTGAGTGGAACGTAGCGAAGATCCGTAAGAAAGATGGTAAACTGACCTTCTGGCTGAATGGGGTACAAACCATCGAAACTACCATGGGTAGCGAAGAGTGGAACACCCTGATGGCTAACAGCAAGTTCAAAACCTGGAAAGCTTTCGGTAAATATCCAAAAGGACACATCGCCCTGCAGGATCACGGCGATGGCGTATGGTACCGTAGTGTTAAAATCCGCCAGCTGTAA
- a CDS encoding c-type cytochrome, with protein sequence MRMRFLAPVVMSVVLLASCGGGSENKTEKKEESAATSETPVDNSMVTPGAAEAAASKGAALIEQKDCKTCHKPDTKLIGPGYKEVAQKYEATDANIDKLADKIIAGGSGNWGEVAMTPHADLAKDDAKEMVKYILSLK encoded by the coding sequence ATGAGAATGCGTTTTCTGGCGCCCGTTGTAATGAGCGTTGTTCTGCTGGCCTCCTGCGGTGGTGGTAGCGAAAACAAAACCGAAAAGAAAGAAGAATCTGCTGCTACCAGCGAAACACCGGTAGACAATTCCATGGTAACGCCAGGTGCTGCTGAAGCTGCCGCTTCTAAAGGTGCTGCCCTGATCGAGCAGAAAGATTGTAAAACCTGTCATAAACCAGATACGAAACTGATCGGTCCTGGTTATAAAGAAGTAGCGCAGAAATATGAAGCTACTGACGCAAACATTGATAAACTGGCTGATAAGATCATCGCTGGTGGTAGCGGTAACTGGGGCGAAGTAGCTATGACGCCGCACGCTGACCTCGCTAAAGATGATGCGAAAGAGATGGTAAAATACATCCTCTCCCTGAAATAG
- a CDS encoding sugar phosphate isomerase/epimerase family protein, which produces MKTIKGPGIFLAQFLGDTAPFNSLESICKWAAGLGFKGVQIPTWDPRMIDLQKAAESKTYADEIKGIVNAAGLEITELSTHLQGQLVATHPAYNELFDGFAPADKRGNTPARTEWAVNQLKYAAKASRNLGLNAHATFSGALMWHTVYPWPQRPAGLVEAGFKELANRWLPILNEFDANGVDLCYEIHPGEDLHDGASYERFLEATGNHNRACLLYDPSHFVLQCLDYLQYIDIYHEKIKAFHVKDAEFNPTGRSGVYGGYQGWIDRPGRFRSLGDGQVDFKSVFSKLTQYDYSGWAVMEWECCIKHPEDGAREGAPFIKDHIIRVTEKAFDDFAGGGADEHLNKRVLGL; this is translated from the coding sequence ATGAAGACCATTAAAGGTCCTGGTATATTCCTCGCGCAGTTCCTCGGTGATACGGCGCCTTTCAATAGCCTGGAGAGTATTTGTAAATGGGCAGCCGGATTAGGCTTCAAAGGTGTGCAGATCCCTACCTGGGACCCACGCATGATCGACCTGCAGAAAGCTGCTGAAAGCAAGACATATGCGGATGAGATCAAAGGTATCGTGAATGCTGCCGGACTGGAGATCACCGAACTGTCTACGCACCTGCAGGGACAGCTGGTGGCTACTCATCCTGCGTATAATGAACTGTTCGACGGCTTCGCTCCTGCTGACAAAAGAGGCAACACGCCTGCGCGTACAGAATGGGCGGTGAATCAGCTGAAATATGCTGCCAAAGCCAGCCGCAACCTGGGACTGAATGCCCACGCTACCTTCAGTGGTGCATTGATGTGGCACACCGTATACCCCTGGCCACAACGTCCTGCCGGACTGGTTGAAGCAGGCTTTAAGGAACTGGCCAACCGCTGGTTGCCAATCCTGAATGAATTTGATGCCAACGGTGTAGACCTGTGTTATGAGATCCACCCGGGTGAAGACCTCCATGATGGCGCTTCCTACGAGCGTTTCCTGGAAGCTACCGGCAATCATAACCGCGCCTGCCTGCTGTACGATCCAAGCCATTTCGTGCTGCAATGCCTGGATTATCTGCAATACATTGATATCTACCACGAGAAAATTAAGGCATTCCACGTGAAAGACGCGGAATTTAATCCTACCGGCCGTTCCGGCGTATACGGCGGTTACCAGGGATGGATCGACCGTCCGGGTAGATTCCGTTCCCTCGGTGATGGTCAGGTTGATTTCAAAAGCGTATTCAGCAAGCTGACACAATATGACTACAGCGGCTGGGCGGTGATGGAATGGGAATGCTGTATCAAGCATCCGGAAGACGGTGCACGAGAAGGCGCGCCATTCATCAAGGATCATATTATCCGTGTAACCGAAAAGGCGTTTGACGACTTTGCCGGTGGCGGTGCGGATGAGCATCTGAACAAAAGAGTGCTGGGACTGTAA
- a CDS encoding Gfo/Idh/MocA family protein yields the protein MNRKLRMGMIGGGKDAFIGAIHRIAANMDGLIELKAGALSVNPEVALESGKILFLDPARTYTDYKTMLETEAALPESERLDFVTIVTPNFAHFDPAMMALDKGFNVVIEKPITFTLDEAKQLKAKVEETGRTLLLTHTYTGYPLVKQARRMVADGVLGKIRKVWVEYPQGWLSRATEKDSAGAAWRTDPKRSGKSGCFGDIGTHAANLAEYISGLKIEKLCADLNIFVPGRALDDDGAVLLRFDNGAAGVLMASQVAAGEENALKIRVYGENGGLEWAQHEPNTLLVKWLDKPTEIYRAGNGYGGYQSSYMVHNTRTPGGHPEGYLEAFGNLYRNFALTLQAKIDGTTPAPEALDFPGVDEGIRGMAFIDNVVKSSQSSEKWTTFEI from the coding sequence ATGAACCGTAAGTTAAGAATGGGAATGATCGGAGGCGGTAAGGATGCCTTCATCGGTGCTATTCACCGTATTGCTGCCAATATGGACGGCCTGATCGAACTGAAAGCAGGTGCACTGAGTGTAAATCCTGAAGTAGCCCTGGAGTCAGGAAAAATACTGTTCCTCGACCCGGCACGCACCTACACAGATTATAAGACCATGCTGGAAACGGAAGCAGCACTGCCTGAGAGTGAAAGACTGGACTTTGTAACGATCGTTACGCCAAACTTCGCACACTTCGATCCTGCGATGATGGCACTGGACAAAGGTTTTAACGTGGTGATCGAAAAGCCGATCACTTTTACCCTCGATGAAGCTAAACAGCTGAAAGCCAAAGTAGAAGAAACTGGTCGTACCCTCTTGTTAACGCATACCTACACAGGTTATCCGTTAGTAAAACAGGCCCGTCGTATGGTGGCTGATGGCGTATTAGGCAAGATCCGTAAGGTTTGGGTGGAATATCCGCAGGGCTGGCTGAGCCGTGCTACTGAAAAAGATAGCGCAGGTGCTGCCTGGAGAACTGACCCTAAGCGTTCCGGTAAAAGCGGCTGCTTCGGTGATATCGGTACCCATGCTGCTAACCTGGCTGAATATATCAGTGGTCTGAAAATAGAAAAACTGTGTGCTGACCTGAACATCTTCGTTCCTGGCCGCGCACTGGATGACGACGGTGCGGTGCTGCTCCGTTTTGACAATGGCGCTGCGGGTGTCCTGATGGCCTCTCAGGTAGCCGCTGGTGAAGAAAATGCACTGAAGATCAGAGTATATGGTGAAAATGGTGGTCTGGAATGGGCACAGCATGAACCTAATACCCTGCTCGTTAAATGGCTGGATAAGCCAACGGAAATTTACCGCGCCGGTAATGGTTACGGTGGTTACCAGAGCAGCTATATGGTGCATAACACCCGTACACCAGGCGGTCATCCGGAAGGATACCTGGAAGCATTCGGTAACCTGTACCGCAACTTTGCCCTCACCCTGCAGGCTAAGATAGACGGCACTACGCCTGCTCCTGAAGCACTGGATTTCCCAGGCGTAGATGAAGGTATCCGTGGTATGGCGTTCATCGACAATGTCGTGAAATCCAGCCAGAGCAGCGAGAAATGGACGACGTTCGAAATTTAA
- a CDS encoding glycosyltransferase family 2 protein yields the protein MSQYLLSVIIPAYNEERYIYDILERVQAVSLAGDVQKELVVVDDFSKDNTGGEVARFRAAYPEAKLQYVRHEKNKGKGAALRTGIQHASGDFTIIQDADLEYNPMEFNRLLKPMLEGVADVVYGSRFMGDGPHRILFFWHTIGNKFLTFLSNALTNLNLTDMETCYKLFRSNIIKQIDLKENRFGFEPEVTAKISRVPGIRIYEVGIAYYGRTYAEGKKINYKDGFRAIYCILKYNIFCRQKKTVDINK from the coding sequence ATGTCACAGTACCTGCTTTCCGTGATCATCCCGGCGTACAACGAAGAAAGATACATCTATGATATCCTGGAAAGGGTCCAGGCTGTATCGCTGGCCGGCGATGTACAGAAAGAGCTGGTGGTTGTGGATGATTTCTCCAAAGACAATACCGGCGGAGAAGTAGCCCGTTTCCGCGCCGCATATCCTGAAGCAAAACTCCAGTATGTTCGTCACGAAAAGAACAAAGGAAAAGGAGCGGCCCTACGTACGGGTATCCAGCATGCCAGCGGCGACTTTACCATTATCCAGGACGCTGACCTGGAGTATAACCCAATGGAATTTAATCGTTTGCTGAAACCTATGCTGGAAGGCGTAGCGGATGTGGTATATGGTTCCCGGTTCATGGGTGACGGCCCTCACCGCATCCTGTTCTTCTGGCATACGATCGGTAACAAGTTCCTGACCTTCCTTTCCAACGCGCTGACCAACCTGAACCTGACCGACATGGAGACCTGCTATAAGCTGTTCCGCAGTAATATCATCAAGCAGATCGACCTGAAGGAAAACCGCTTCGGATTTGAGCCGGAAGTGACTGCCAAGATCAGTCGCGTACCAGGCATCCGCATATATGAGGTAGGCATCGCTTACTATGGCCGTACTTACGCGGAGGGTAAAAAGATCAATTACAAGGACGGTTTCCGTGCGATCTACTGCATCCTGAAATATAACATCTTCTGCAGACAGAAAAAGACTGTCGACATCAATAAATAA